The proteins below come from a single Drosophila kikkawai strain 14028-0561.14 chromosome 3R, DkikHiC1v2, whole genome shotgun sequence genomic window:
- the beat-IV gene encoding uncharacterized protein beat-IV: MKYTNDTRLIVFICCLLQGVAVGLRMIKVSIPAYKLRGESAFLECQYELNRTHHTVTGLQSHSDHDRDRDHGHGHSTHGGNNGGGDFHYPDGEALDEERSPYRSRMRQNQRQHGQRQRQREPIAMRQYQSNHQQLPAPPEKSPYGHSVYRGSAASGYLGAQVGASTHSGSMSVSSSNNGGPALYMPEFDRADSLDDSVDREDNEEEEEEEPAEEGEALYAIKWYKDNEEFYRYVPKARPPKTSYRVDGVRVIEELSDASRVLLRGLTLNSTGLYRCEVSAEAPNFSSVQGEGRMDIVFLPRDGPHIRGQQYQYQIGEYLYLNCTSGKSHPASHLQWFVNEQPILDEHYLHKYNDIVHKHGLITSTLGLQLPLEPRHFHEGDMRVKCLASISPVLWKGGKESVLQRRPGIIDNREAMLLVKGAAGHSQSSLLRSLTIAIILARTGQWLLGSELT, encoded by the exons ATGAAATACACAAACGATACACGACTCATTGTGTTCATTTGCTGCCTGCTGCAAG GTGTCGCCGTGGGCCTGCGCATGATCAAGGTCTCCATTCCGGCCTACAAGCTGCGCGGGGAGTCCGCCTTCCTCGAGTGCCAGTACGAGCTTAACCGGACGCACCACACCGTTACGGGCCTGCAGAGCCACTCGGACCACGACAGGGACCGGGACCATGGCCACGGGCACTCTACCCACGGAGGCAACAACGGTGGTGGGGACTTCCACTATCCCGACGGCGAGGCGCTGGATGAGGAGCGCTCGCCATATCGCTCACGGATGCGCCAGAACCAACGGCAGCACGGCCAGCGACAGAGGCAGCGAGAGCCCATTGCCATGCGACAATACCAGAGCAACCACCAGCAGCTGCCGGCTCCACCGGAAAAGTCACCCTACGGCCACAGCGTCTACCGGGGCAGTGCCGCCTCTGGCTATCTCGGCGCCCAGGTAGGTGCCAGCACCCACAGTGGCTCCATGTCGGTGAGCTCTTCGAACAACGGCGGCCCGGCCCTTTACATGCCCGAGTTCGATCGGGCGGACAGCTTGGACGACAGTGTCGATCGGGAGGACAACgaagaggaagaggaggaggagccggcTGAGGAGGGAGAGGCTCTGTACGCAATCAAGTGGTACAAGGACAACGAGGAGTTCTACCGCTACGTGCCAAAGGCCCGGCCACCCAAGACCAGTTACCGGGTGGATGGAGTGCGTGTCATA GAGGAGCTCTCCGATGCCAGCCGCGTGCTGCTACGCGGACTAACCCTGAACTCCACCGGACTGTACCGCTGCGAGGTGTCCGCCGAGGCGCCCAACTTCTCCTCCGTGCAGGGCGAGGGTCGCATGGACATTGTGT TTCTGCCCCGCGACGGGCCGCACATCAGGGGACAGCAGTATCAGTATCAGATCGGCGAATACTTGTACTTAAACTGCACGTCGGGCAAGTCGCATCCAGCCTCGCATCTTCAGTGGTTTGTCAACGAGCAGCCG ATCCTCGACGAGCACTACCTGCACAAGTACAACGACATCGTGCACAAACACGGGCTAATCACCTCGACGCTGGGCCTGCAGCTGCCGCTGGAGCCTCGCCACTTCCACGAGGGCGACATGCGCGTCAAGTGCCTGGCCAGCATATCGCCGGTCCTGTGGAAGGGCGGCAAGGAGAGCGTCCTGCAGCGGCGGCCGGGGATCATCGACAACCGCGAGGCCATGCTGCTGG TGAAAGGCGCAGCCGGGCACTCGCAGAGCAGCTTGCTCCGCTCCCTGACCATTGCCATCATCCTGGCCAGGACCGGACAGTGGCTGCTCGGCTCGGAGCTGACCTAA
- the LOC108080938 gene encoding uncharacterized protein encodes MMLNKKKSQGAPLPNPTDSLNAVNPNDTLSGIEDLPGPANVQATNDTLLGLEDLAHGTNDDGVPFILVDGAPFTTRSGLDLALSRVEQKRMEHVLKDIESRRLQLLEDTEPPPELDMPINLSARALAELKAAEEEQRFQKDMYDLTFWPPEEENNDTCITPTMSNNSNTSIEEVILKLEQLRGSPKHIPVPDTEAPTAELPQRPGIQRQGTFDIKRKDEDNKQLGPDISIVEEPTTKKPQTPKPVYQGGIPSIISHKHLEKSAESPSITVRGRQITKQIGDLLVELCTLNQQNKRLLNEGSSHSFMVTISPAGGASNCSIKPISDPKFSHLRLSWSPSSFNIISHSQRAKSELNCSISGRNSLAPYPSKQEFPEERVRSQLLQKTPSSFLKVSSPAKYYQGRKRD; translated from the coding sequence ATGATGCTGAATAAAAAGAAGAGCCAAGGTGCTCCGTTACCAAATCCAACCGATTCATTGAATGCCGTCAACCCTAATGACACCTTATCAGGCATTGAAGATCTGCCTGGACCCGCCAATGTCCAAGCTACCAACGACACGCTGTTAGGTTTGGAAGATCTTGCTCATGGGACCAATGATGATGGCGTACCATTTATCTTGGTAGATGGCGCACCTTTCACCACGCGTAGCGGCCTGGACCTGGCTCTCAGCCGAGTAGAACAAAAGAGGATGGAGCACGTATTGAAGGATATTGAAAGCAGACGCCTTCAGCTGCTGGAAGACACAGAGCCACCTCCAGAGCTGGATATGCCCATCAACTTAAGTGCCAGAGCTCTGGCGGAGCTTAAAGCTGCGGAGGAAGAGCAACGATTTCAGAAGGATATGTACGATCTCACCTTTTGGCCTCCAGAGGAGGAAAATAATGACACCTGCATCACCCCAACTAtgagcaacaacagcaacaccagcatTGAGGAGGTTATCCTTAAGCTGGAGCAGTTGCGGGGTTCGCCAAAGCACATTCCAGTTCCGGACACGGAGGCACCTACAGCTGAGCTCCCCCAGCGTCCCGGCATCCAGCGACAGGGCACCTTTGATATCAAGCGGAAGGATGAGGACAATAAGCAGTTGGGTCCCGATATATCCATTGTAGAAGAACCTACCACAAAGAAACCCCAAACGCCAAAACCTGTATATCAGGGTGGGATCCCCAGCATTATAAGCCATAAGCACCTAGAGAAGTCCGCGGAGAGCCCAAGTATTACTGTAAGAGGCCGGCAGATCACTAAACAGATCGGCGATCTCCTCGTGGAACTCTGCACTCTGAACCAGCAAAATAAAAGACTGCTGAATGAGGGATCCTCCCACTCCTTCATGGTGACGATCAGTCCCGCTGGAGGAGCCTCAAATTGCTCCATTAAGCCGATTTCAGATCCCAAATTCAGCCATCTCCGCTTATCCTGGAGTCCATCATCATTCAATATCATCTCTCATTCCCAACGTGCAAAATCGGAGCTTAACTGCAGCATTAGTGGAAGGAACTCGCTTGCCCCATATCCTTCCAAGCAGGAGTTCCCCGAAGAACGTGTCAGATCTCAATTATTGCAGAAGACGCCATCCTCTTTTCTAAAAGTCTCTTCCCCTGCCAAATATTACCAAGGCAGAAAGAGAGATTGA
- the LOC108080896 gene encoding uncharacterized protein translates to MSFVYILLMQATVILYLHSEVTGKVEFTNLKCTSFDPKFSEFEYCHFKAINRTFKYLSLKVKLYETPITNVKVNVALLKRFGGYKPFLYNVTVDACKFLKNPSSNAVIVYLHGFFKSHSNMNHTCPYDHDLIVDKLTADFLNTQVTEVISFPFGEFLFQSQWFAYDILRASVNVYVTLS, encoded by the exons ATGAGTTTTGTGTACATTCTATTAATGCAGGCTACGGTGATCCTCTACTTACATTCGGAA GTCACCGGTAAAGTAGAATTCACCAACTTAAAGTGCACTTCCTTCGACCCGAAGTTCAGTGAATTTGAGTATTGCCACTTCAAGGCGATCAATCGGACCTTTAAATACCTTTCTCTAAAAGTAAAGCTCTACGAAACACCCATTACCAACGTCAAG GTAAACGTTGCTCTGCTGAAACGATTCGGTGGATACAAACCGTTTCTGTACAACGTCACGGTAGATGCTTgtaaattcttgaaaaatcCAAGTTCAAACGCAGTGATCGTATATCTGCATGGCTTCTTCAAAAGCCACTCCAACATGAACCACACTTGCCCATATGAT CACGATCTTATTGTAGACAAACTGACAGCCGACTTCCTCAACACGCAGGTCACGGAGGTTATTTCGTTTCCATTTGGcgaatttctttttcaatCGCAATGGTTTGCCTACGATATTCTTCGCGCTTCGGTCAACGTATATGTTACCCTCTCTTAA
- the LOC108080947 gene encoding uncharacterized protein, giving the protein MRTGCLGLILHLLVHLAVVPAADILSIFPYRLLSPFQVVRPLVRTLVERGHSITMITPVGLPPDIEGVRHLRVPMLNKLMQDIMESDQFLDFFRSKWNEGVMSATMLANASHAILSDGGVQKMLRDRNERFDMILMEASHLDALYGLAEYYNATLMGLSCVTTSWNIDLLAGNPAPSVYEPVSPMGYALDHSLINKWHNWVYITEEKLLERLVFRSAQLRVFKKFFGYSAEMQDDLRSRFSVILINSHFSMGRVRSNVPNLIEVGGLHLSETPEPCDERLQRFMDEAEHGVIYFSLGLEILVKFLPENMQKPLLQVFSRLKQRVVWKSEYSINPNKSDNIYVIARAPQRQVLAHPNLRLFISHGGLLSVMEGINSGVPMLGLPLFFDQFNNLHRVKQAGMAEVLDANNLNEDTLNSTILKLLENPEYAASAKKMSKCFRDRPMSPLETAVWWTEYALRNRDATHMRLNVEEIPLIQYYRLETALSVVFRLGLVAGSIILLGYRLYQKYLDRQRRLVERERVFFQIRMPLDWYETATIRLCHFKTERRHERSKSVKMRLGCAWLVFLWLHQKLELIQTARILGVFPFRHSSPFQVVRPLVSALVERGHNVTLITPEGLPADIEGVRHIRVAKLNQRMQDLMDSDLLLGYLQNKWTEGILASEMHYNMSEAILYDDGVQRMLQDRSETFDMVMLEMSNLDALYGLGELYNATLMGVSSVRLNWNTEDLAGNPAPSINEPISPLGYSMDTSFVSMIYNWIYINEERMLVHLLVRPPQLRLFKKFFGYSAETFQELRSRFSIILSNSHFSLGRPRANVPNIIEIGGVHLSETPEQCDADLQSFMDEAEHGVIYFSMGLDILVRFLPQNMQQPLVQSFSKLKQRIVWKNELSTTPNKTDKIYMIAKAPQRHVLAHPNVRLFISQGGMLSVMEAVFSGVPMLGLPLFFDHSSNINQVRQAGMAKILDPNKLNVDSLTSSILELLENPKYAKKAKEMSASFRDRPMGPLETAVWWTEYALRHPDASHIRLNSGDISLMRYYQLDSLLTYGLRFGLVVGSIIFLVYMWFQSHHDNQRHVPINLPIM; this is encoded by the exons ATGCGCACCGGCTGCCTCGGCCTGATTTTGCACCTGCTCGTACACCTGGCGGTGGTGCCGGCAGCCGATATCCTATCCATCTTCCCGTACCGCCTGCTCTCACCCTTCCAGGTGGTGCGACCCTTGGTAAGGACTCTAGTGGAGCGGGGTCACAGTATCACGATGATAACACCCGTGGGTTTGCCTCCAGACATCGAGGGAGTCCGTCATCTACGAGTGCCAATGCTGAACAAGCTTATGCAAG ATATAATGGAGTCTGACCAATTCCTGGACTTCTTTCGAAGCAAATGGAATGAGGGCGTTATGTCCGCAACAATGCTGGCCAACGCCTCCCACGCCATTCTTAGTGATGGTGGAGTCCAAAAAATGCTACGCGACAGGAACGAACGGTTCGATATGATCCTAATGGAGGCCAGTCATCTGGACGCTCTCTACGGCCTGGCCGAGTACTACAATGCCACTTTGATGGGGCTGTCCTGTGTGACCACCAGCTGGAACATCGATTTATTGGCTGGAAATCCCGCTCCGAGTGTATACGAGCCCGTGTCGCCCATGGGCTATGCCCTCGATCATTCCCTGATCAACAAATGGCACAATTGGGTCTATATAACCGAGGAGAAGCTGCTGGAGCGCCTGGTCTTTCGTTCTGCCCAGCTTCGAGTCTTCAAGAAGTTCTTTGGCTACTCGGCGGAGATGCAGGACGATTTAAGATCCAGGTTCTCGGTGATTCTGATCAATAGTCACTTCAGCATGGGAAGGGTTCGATCGAATGTGCCCAATCTCATCGAGGTGGGAGGGCTGCACCTTAGCGAGACACCGGAACCCTGTGACGAGCGATTGCAGAGATTCATGGACGAGGCGGAGCACGGAGTCATCTACTTCTCGTTGGGCCTGGAAATCCTCGTAAAGTTTCTGCCGGAAAACATGCAGAAACCACTCTTGCAGGTGTTCTCTCGGTTAAAACAGCGTGTGGTGTGGAAAAGCGAGTACTCCATTAATCCCAACAAGTCGGACAACATATATGTGATAGCCAGAGCACCGCAGCGCCAGGTGCTGGCCCATCCCAACCTCCGGCTGTTCATAAGCCACGGCGGACTGCTGAGCGTGATGGAGGGCATAAACAGCGGAGTGCCAATGCTGGGACTGCCCTTGTTTTTCGACCAGTTTAATAATTTGCACCGAGTGAAGCAAGCCGGCATGGCCGAAGTCTTGGACGCCAATAATCTCAACGAAGACACTCTGAACAGCACAATTCTGAAGCTGCTGGAGAACCCAGAATATGCAGCGAGCGCCAAGAAAATGTCCAAGTGCTTCAGGGACAGACCCATGAGTCCTCTGGAGACGGCAGTCTGGTGGACGGAGTACGCACTGCGTAACCGTGATGCCACCCACATGCGCCTCAACGTGGAGGAGATTCCCCTGATCCAGTACTACAGACTGGAAACTGCGCTGTCCGTGGTATTTCGTCTTGGATTAGTCGCCGGATCAATAATCCTTCTCGGCTATAGGTTGTACCAAAAATATCTCGACAGGCAGAGACGCCTTGTGGAAAGAGAGAGGGTATTTTTCCAGATAAGAATGCCGCTGGATTGGTATGAAACAGCAACA ATTAGATTGTGCCATTTCAAAACGGAGCGCCGACATGAGCGGTCGAAAAGCGTGAAAATGCGCCTCGGCTGTGCTTGGCTAGTGTTTTTATGGCTGCATCAGAAGCTGGAACTCATACAGACAGCCAGGATTCTTGGAGTATTTCCCTTTCGTCACAGCTCTCCATTTCAGGTAGTAAGGCCTTTGGTGAGTGCGTTAGTCGAACGTGGTCACAATGTCACCTTGATAACACCCGAGGGATTGCCGGCCGATATTGAAGGAGTTCGACACATACGCGTGGCCAAGCTTAACCAGCGCATGCAgg ATCTAATGGACTCTGACCTATTGCTGGGCTACTTACAAAACAAATGGACTGAAGGCATCCTAGCATCCGAAATGCACTACAATATGTCGGAGGCTATCCTCTACGATGATGGCGTCCAACGGATGCTACAGGACAGGAGCGAAACATTCGACATGGTCATGCTGGAGATGAGTAACCTGGACGCCCTCTACGGCCTTGGGGAGCTCTACAATGCCACCCTGATGGGTGTCTCTTCTGTTCGCCTTAACTGGAATACAGAGGATCTGGCAGGCAACCCGGCCCCCAGCATCAACGAACCCATTTCTCCACTGGGCTACTCCATGGATACCTCGTTTGTCAGCATGATATACAATTGGATCTACATCAACGAAGAGAGGATGCTGGTTCACCTCCTTGTCCGACCACCTCAGCTGCGTCTCTTTAAGAAGTTCTTTGGCTACTCGGCCGAGACATTTCAGGAATTGCGTAGCAGATTCTCGATTATCTTGAGCAATAGCCACTTCAGCTTGGGAAGGCCTCGAGCCAATGTGCCGAACATTATCGAGATTGGAGGTGTGCATCTTAGCGAAACACCGGAGCAGTGTGATGCAGATCTGCAGAGTTTCATGGACGAAGCGGAGCATGGTGTCATCTATTTTTCAATGGGCCTAGATATCCTAGTCCGCTTTCTCCCGCAGAATATGCAGCAGCCACTAGTTCAGTCTTTCTCCAAACTAAAGCAGCGGATTGTGTGGAAGAACGAGCTCTCCACGACGCCCAACAAAACggacaaaatatatatgatagcGAAGGCCCCTCAGCGCCATGTGCTGGCCCATCCCAATGTCCGGCTTTTTATCAGTCAAGGCGGTATGCTGAGCGTGATGGAGGCAGTGTTCAGTGGAGTTCCTATGCTAGGGCTGCCTCTGTTCTTCGATCACTCAAGCAATATAAACCAGGTGCGACAGGCTGGAATGGCCAAGATCCTGGACCCGAATAAATTAAACGTAGATTCGCTAACCAGCTCTATTCTGGAGCTTCTCGAAAAcccaaaatatgcaaaaaaggCCAAGGAAATGTCTGCATCCTTCAGGGACAGACCCATGGGTCCTTTGGAGACTGCAGTCTGGTGGACGGAGTACGCCCTGCGGCACCCGGATGCCAGCCATATTCGCCTCAACTCCGGGGACATTTCATTGATGCGGTATTACCAATTGGACAGTCTATTGACCTATGGTCTCAGGTTCGGATTGGTCGTTGGATCCATAATCTTCTTAGTCTACATGTGGTTTCAAAGTCATCATGATAATCAGAGACATGTTCCAATAAACTTACCAATAATGTGA